A section of the Lineus longissimus chromosome 1, tnLinLong1.2, whole genome shotgun sequence genome encodes:
- the LOC135490472 gene encoding mitochondrial Rho GTPase 1-like isoform X2, with protein sequence MTKRDVRILLLGDPGVGKTSLILSLVSEEFPEEVPPKAEEITIPADVTPEKVPTHIVDYSAQEQSDEQLSDEVFKANVIAIVYAVDDEHSMVQITNHWLPLLRATLGEDHQTPVILVGNKSDILEDSTMETVLPIMDEYAEVETCVECSAKTLKNISEMFYYAQKAVLHPTAPLYLPEEKELTPACKKALSRIFKICDLDNDGILSDKEINQFQRRCFNAPLQNQALEDVKSVVRKNITDGIVHDGLTLKGFLFLHLLFIQRGRHETTWSVLRKFGYDNDLKLSKEYLFPNRSAKLILPRLRVGRDCSTELSHQGYQFLSNLFEKYDEDRDGCLSPVELQNVFSTCPYTPWGPDVNNTVSTNAHGWISHQGFLAQWTLTTLLDVTRTMEYFAHLGYMYEHENQLSAVHVTRDKKIDLQKKQTSRNVFFCRVIGAKGVGKTAFLQGLLGRNLQYIATLDKEHLSAFSINTVQVYGQDKHVLLHEMDANAIGDYTPEVGSCDVACLLYDVTNPRSFQYIVNIYERLFANSPIPCLIVATKSDQHEIKQEFEMTPLQFCNTYKMPPPQSFSCADSICRDVYIKLATMAAHPNLKRLVHMLLMKQPPLWVHDQLRHLRGVYGQESNVMLKISLSLALAAGLGFVVYKIIRATTR encoded by the exons ATGACGAAGCGAGACGTGAGGATTCTTCTTCTGGGTGATC CTGGGGTTGGAAAAACCTCCCTGATCTTGTCATTGGTTAGTGAGGAATTCCCTGAAGAGGTTCCTCCCAAGGCAGAGGAGATAACGATACCTGCTGATGTGACTCCAGAGAAAGTGCCAACTCATATAGTAGATTACTCAG CTCAAGAGCAGAGCGATGAACAGCTGAGTGATGAAGTATTCAAG GCAAATGTGATAGCCATAGTATATGCTGTTGATGATGAACACTCGATGGTTCAGATCACCAACCATTGGTTGCCATTATTACGGGCAACTCTTGGGGAAGATCATCAGACACCAGTTATTCTTGTCGGAAACAAATCAGATATACTGGAAGACAGTACTATGGAG ACTGTGCTACCAATCATGGATGAGTACGCAGAAGTGGAAACGTGTGTTGAG TGTTCAGCCAAAACGCTGAAGAACATAAGTGAGATGTTTTACTATGCGCAGAAGGCTGTTCTGCATCCTACAGCTCCACTTTACCTACCTGAAGAAAAAGAG TTGACGCCAGCCTGTAAGAAAGCTTTGAGTCGCATCTTCAAGATTTGTGACTTGGATAACGATGGCATTTTATCCGACAAAGAGATCAACCAGTTCCAGCGGCGGTGCTTCAACGCACCGTTACAGAATCAAGCGCTGGAAGATGTGAAGTCGGTCGTCAGGAAGAATATCACAGATGGAATTGTGCATGATGGACTCACTTTGAAAG GTTTCCTGTTTTTGCACTTATTATTCATCCAAAGAGGAAGACATGAGACGACGTGGTCGGTGCTGAGGAAGTTTGGTTACGACAACGATTTGAAATTATCCAAGGAGTACCTTTTCCCAAA TCGTTCTGCCAAGCTCATTCTACCACG CCTCCGAGTTGGACGTGATTGCTCCACTGAGCTGTCACACCAAGGCTACCAGTTCCTGTCCAATCTGTTTGAGAAGTATGATGAAGATCGCGACGGATGCCTCTCACCAGTGGAGCTACAGAATGTATTTAGCACATGTCCTTATACACCCTGGGGACCTGATGTCAATAATACTGTCAGCACAAATGCACATGGATGGATAAGTCATCAGGGTTTTCTTGCTCAGTGGAC ACTTACAACATTACTCGATGTGACAAGAACCATGGAGTATTTTGCTCATCTGGGCTACATGTATGAGCATGAGAATCAGCTATCAGCTGTTCATG TTACTCGAGATAAAAAGATCGACCTTCAGAAGAAGCAGACGTCGAGAAATGTGTTCTTCTGCCGAGTGATTGGCGCAAAAGGTGTGGGAAAGACGGCATTCTTGCAAGGCCTACTGGGGAGGAACCTGCAGTATATTGCCACACTCGACAAAGAACACTTGTCTGCGTTTTCTATCAATACTGTACAAGTTTATGGTCAGGATAAACATGTGTTG CTCCATGAAATGGATGCAAATGCTATTGGTGACTACACGCCAGAGGTCGGGAGTTGTGACGTTGCGTGTCTCCTTTATGATGTCACAAACCCGCGATCGTTTCAGTATATTGTGAATATATATGAG AGATTATTTGCCAATAGCCCTATACCATGTCTAATAGTTGCCACGAAATCGGACCAGCATGAAATCAAACAAGAGTTTGAGATGACGCCATTACAATTCTGCAATACATATAAAATGCCGCCACCACAGTCGTTTTCGTGTGCCGATTCCATTTGTAGAGATGTTTACATCAAGTTGGCTACTATGGCTGCCCATCC
- the LOC135490472 gene encoding mitochondrial Rho GTPase 1-like isoform X3, whose amino-acid sequence MTKRDVRILLLGDPGVGKTSLILSLVSEEFPEEVPPKAEEITIPADVTPEKVPTHIVDYSAQEQSDEQLSDEVFKANVIAIVYAVDDEHSMVQITNHWLPLLRATLGEDHQTPVILVGNKSDILEDSTMETVLPIMDEYAEVETCVECSAKTLKNISEMFYYAQKAVLHPTAPLYLPEEKELTPACKKALSRIFKICDLDNDGILSDKEINQFQRRCFNAPLQNQALEDVKSVVRKNITDGIVHDGLTLKGFLFLHLLFIQRGRHETTWSVLRKFGYDNDLKLSKEYLFPKPVTEFGIFPEDASCVEYIAFDSQSLRVGRDCSTELSHQGYQFLSNLFEKYDEDRDGCLSPVELQNVFSTCPYTPWGPDVNNTVSTNAHGWISHQGFLAQWTLTTLLDVTRTMEYFAHLGYMYEHENQLSAVHVTRDKKIDLQKKQTSRNVFFCRVIGAKGVGKTAFLQGLLGRNLQYIATLDKEHLSAFSINTVQVYGQDKHVLLHEMDANAIGDYTPEVGSCDVACLLYDVTNPRSFQYIVNIYERLFANSPIPCLIVATKSDQHEIKQEFEMTPLQFCNTYKMPPPQSFSCADSICRDVYIKLATMAAHPHLRGVYGQESNVMLKISLSLALAAGLGFVVYKIIRATTR is encoded by the exons ATGACGAAGCGAGACGTGAGGATTCTTCTTCTGGGTGATC CTGGGGTTGGAAAAACCTCCCTGATCTTGTCATTGGTTAGTGAGGAATTCCCTGAAGAGGTTCCTCCCAAGGCAGAGGAGATAACGATACCTGCTGATGTGACTCCAGAGAAAGTGCCAACTCATATAGTAGATTACTCAG CTCAAGAGCAGAGCGATGAACAGCTGAGTGATGAAGTATTCAAG GCAAATGTGATAGCCATAGTATATGCTGTTGATGATGAACACTCGATGGTTCAGATCACCAACCATTGGTTGCCATTATTACGGGCAACTCTTGGGGAAGATCATCAGACACCAGTTATTCTTGTCGGAAACAAATCAGATATACTGGAAGACAGTACTATGGAG ACTGTGCTACCAATCATGGATGAGTACGCAGAAGTGGAAACGTGTGTTGAG TGTTCAGCCAAAACGCTGAAGAACATAAGTGAGATGTTTTACTATGCGCAGAAGGCTGTTCTGCATCCTACAGCTCCACTTTACCTACCTGAAGAAAAAGAG TTGACGCCAGCCTGTAAGAAAGCTTTGAGTCGCATCTTCAAGATTTGTGACTTGGATAACGATGGCATTTTATCCGACAAAGAGATCAACCAGTTCCAGCGGCGGTGCTTCAACGCACCGTTACAGAATCAAGCGCTGGAAGATGTGAAGTCGGTCGTCAGGAAGAATATCACAGATGGAATTGTGCATGATGGACTCACTTTGAAAG GTTTCCTGTTTTTGCACTTATTATTCATCCAAAGAGGAAGACATGAGACGACGTGGTCGGTGCTGAGGAAGTTTGGTTACGACAACGATTTGAAATTATCCAAGGAGTACCTTTTCCCAAA ACCAGTTACAGAGTTTGGTATATTTCCCGAAGATGCAAGTTGCGTGGAATACATCGCATTTGATAGTCAAAG CCTCCGAGTTGGACGTGATTGCTCCACTGAGCTGTCACACCAAGGCTACCAGTTCCTGTCCAATCTGTTTGAGAAGTATGATGAAGATCGCGACGGATGCCTCTCACCAGTGGAGCTACAGAATGTATTTAGCACATGTCCTTATACACCCTGGGGACCTGATGTCAATAATACTGTCAGCACAAATGCACATGGATGGATAAGTCATCAGGGTTTTCTTGCTCAGTGGAC ACTTACAACATTACTCGATGTGACAAGAACCATGGAGTATTTTGCTCATCTGGGCTACATGTATGAGCATGAGAATCAGCTATCAGCTGTTCATG TTACTCGAGATAAAAAGATCGACCTTCAGAAGAAGCAGACGTCGAGAAATGTGTTCTTCTGCCGAGTGATTGGCGCAAAAGGTGTGGGAAAGACGGCATTCTTGCAAGGCCTACTGGGGAGGAACCTGCAGTATATTGCCACACTCGACAAAGAACACTTGTCTGCGTTTTCTATCAATACTGTACAAGTTTATGGTCAGGATAAACATGTGTTG CTCCATGAAATGGATGCAAATGCTATTGGTGACTACACGCCAGAGGTCGGGAGTTGTGACGTTGCGTGTCTCCTTTATGATGTCACAAACCCGCGATCGTTTCAGTATATTGTGAATATATATGAG AGATTATTTGCCAATAGCCCTATACCATGTCTAATAGTTGCCACGAAATCGGACCAGCATGAAATCAAACAAGAGTTTGAGATGACGCCATTACAATTCTGCAATACATATAAAATGCCGCCACCACAGTCGTTTTCGTGTGCCGATTCCATTTGTAGAGATGTTTACATCAAGTTGGCTACTATGGCTGCCCATCC
- the LOC135490472 gene encoding mitochondrial Rho GTPase 1-like isoform X5, whose product MTKRDVRILLLGDPGVGKTSLILSLVSEEFPEEVPPKAEEITIPADVTPEKVPTHIVDYSAQEQSDEQLSDEVFKANVIAIVYAVDDEHSMVQITNHWLPLLRATLGEDHQTPVILVGNKSDILEDSTMETVLPIMDEYAEVETCVECSAKTLKNISEMFYYAQKAVLHPTAPLYLPEEKELTPACKKALSRIFKICDLDNDGILSDKEINQFQRRCFNAPLQNQALEDVKSVVRKNITDGIVHDGLTLKGFLFLHLLFIQRGRHETTWSVLRKFGYDNDLKLSKEYLFPNLRVGRDCSTELSHQGYQFLSNLFEKYDEDRDGCLSPVELQNVFSTCPYTPWGPDVNNTVSTNAHGWISHQGFLAQWTLTTLLDVTRTMEYFAHLGYMYEHENQLSAVHVTRDKKIDLQKKQTSRNVFFCRVIGAKGVGKTAFLQGLLGRNLQYIATLDKEHLSAFSINTVQVYGQDKHVLLHEMDANAIGDYTPEVGSCDVACLLYDVTNPRSFQYIVNIYERLFANSPIPCLIVATKSDQHEIKQEFEMTPLQFCNTYKMPPPQSFSCADSICRDVYIKLATMAAHPHLRGVYGQESNVMLKISLSLALAAGLGFVVYKIIRATTR is encoded by the exons ATGACGAAGCGAGACGTGAGGATTCTTCTTCTGGGTGATC CTGGGGTTGGAAAAACCTCCCTGATCTTGTCATTGGTTAGTGAGGAATTCCCTGAAGAGGTTCCTCCCAAGGCAGAGGAGATAACGATACCTGCTGATGTGACTCCAGAGAAAGTGCCAACTCATATAGTAGATTACTCAG CTCAAGAGCAGAGCGATGAACAGCTGAGTGATGAAGTATTCAAG GCAAATGTGATAGCCATAGTATATGCTGTTGATGATGAACACTCGATGGTTCAGATCACCAACCATTGGTTGCCATTATTACGGGCAACTCTTGGGGAAGATCATCAGACACCAGTTATTCTTGTCGGAAACAAATCAGATATACTGGAAGACAGTACTATGGAG ACTGTGCTACCAATCATGGATGAGTACGCAGAAGTGGAAACGTGTGTTGAG TGTTCAGCCAAAACGCTGAAGAACATAAGTGAGATGTTTTACTATGCGCAGAAGGCTGTTCTGCATCCTACAGCTCCACTTTACCTACCTGAAGAAAAAGAG TTGACGCCAGCCTGTAAGAAAGCTTTGAGTCGCATCTTCAAGATTTGTGACTTGGATAACGATGGCATTTTATCCGACAAAGAGATCAACCAGTTCCAGCGGCGGTGCTTCAACGCACCGTTACAGAATCAAGCGCTGGAAGATGTGAAGTCGGTCGTCAGGAAGAATATCACAGATGGAATTGTGCATGATGGACTCACTTTGAAAG GTTTCCTGTTTTTGCACTTATTATTCATCCAAAGAGGAAGACATGAGACGACGTGGTCGGTGCTGAGGAAGTTTGGTTACGACAACGATTTGAAATTATCCAAGGAGTACCTTTTCCCAAA CCTCCGAGTTGGACGTGATTGCTCCACTGAGCTGTCACACCAAGGCTACCAGTTCCTGTCCAATCTGTTTGAGAAGTATGATGAAGATCGCGACGGATGCCTCTCACCAGTGGAGCTACAGAATGTATTTAGCACATGTCCTTATACACCCTGGGGACCTGATGTCAATAATACTGTCAGCACAAATGCACATGGATGGATAAGTCATCAGGGTTTTCTTGCTCAGTGGAC ACTTACAACATTACTCGATGTGACAAGAACCATGGAGTATTTTGCTCATCTGGGCTACATGTATGAGCATGAGAATCAGCTATCAGCTGTTCATG TTACTCGAGATAAAAAGATCGACCTTCAGAAGAAGCAGACGTCGAGAAATGTGTTCTTCTGCCGAGTGATTGGCGCAAAAGGTGTGGGAAAGACGGCATTCTTGCAAGGCCTACTGGGGAGGAACCTGCAGTATATTGCCACACTCGACAAAGAACACTTGTCTGCGTTTTCTATCAATACTGTACAAGTTTATGGTCAGGATAAACATGTGTTG CTCCATGAAATGGATGCAAATGCTATTGGTGACTACACGCCAGAGGTCGGGAGTTGTGACGTTGCGTGTCTCCTTTATGATGTCACAAACCCGCGATCGTTTCAGTATATTGTGAATATATATGAG AGATTATTTGCCAATAGCCCTATACCATGTCTAATAGTTGCCACGAAATCGGACCAGCATGAAATCAAACAAGAGTTTGAGATGACGCCATTACAATTCTGCAATACATATAAAATGCCGCCACCACAGTCGTTTTCGTGTGCCGATTCCATTTGTAGAGATGTTTACATCAAGTTGGCTACTATGGCTGCCCATCC
- the LOC135490472 gene encoding mitochondrial Rho GTPase 1-like isoform X4 has translation MTKRDVRILLLGDPGVGKTSLILSLVSEEFPEEVPPKAEEITIPADVTPEKVPTHIVDYSAQEQSDEQLSDEVFKANVIAIVYAVDDEHSMVQITNHWLPLLRATLGEDHQTPVILVGNKSDILEDSTMETVLPIMDEYAEVETCVECSAKTLKNISEMFYYAQKAVLHPTAPLYLPEEKELTPACKKALSRIFKICDLDNDGILSDKEINQFQRRCFNAPLQNQALEDVKSVVRKNITDGIVHDGLTLKGFLFLHLLFIQRGRHETTWSVLRKFGYDNDLKLSKEYLFPNLRVGRDCSTELSHQGYQFLSNLFEKYDEDRDGCLSPVELQNVFSTCPYTPWGPDVNNTVSTNAHGWISHQGFLAQWTLTTLLDVTRTMEYFAHLGYMYEHENQLSAVHVTRDKKIDLQKKQTSRNVFFCRVIGAKGVGKTAFLQGLLGRNLQYIATLDKEHLSAFSINTVQVYGQDKHVLLHEMDANAIGDYTPEVGSCDVACLLYDVTNPRSFQYIVNIYERLFANSPIPCLIVATKSDQHEIKQEFEMTPLQFCNTYKMPPPQSFSCADSICRDVYIKLATMAAHPNLKRLVHMLLMKQPPLWVHDQLRHLRGVYGQESNVMLKISLSLALAAGLGFVVYKIIRATTR, from the exons ATGACGAAGCGAGACGTGAGGATTCTTCTTCTGGGTGATC CTGGGGTTGGAAAAACCTCCCTGATCTTGTCATTGGTTAGTGAGGAATTCCCTGAAGAGGTTCCTCCCAAGGCAGAGGAGATAACGATACCTGCTGATGTGACTCCAGAGAAAGTGCCAACTCATATAGTAGATTACTCAG CTCAAGAGCAGAGCGATGAACAGCTGAGTGATGAAGTATTCAAG GCAAATGTGATAGCCATAGTATATGCTGTTGATGATGAACACTCGATGGTTCAGATCACCAACCATTGGTTGCCATTATTACGGGCAACTCTTGGGGAAGATCATCAGACACCAGTTATTCTTGTCGGAAACAAATCAGATATACTGGAAGACAGTACTATGGAG ACTGTGCTACCAATCATGGATGAGTACGCAGAAGTGGAAACGTGTGTTGAG TGTTCAGCCAAAACGCTGAAGAACATAAGTGAGATGTTTTACTATGCGCAGAAGGCTGTTCTGCATCCTACAGCTCCACTTTACCTACCTGAAGAAAAAGAG TTGACGCCAGCCTGTAAGAAAGCTTTGAGTCGCATCTTCAAGATTTGTGACTTGGATAACGATGGCATTTTATCCGACAAAGAGATCAACCAGTTCCAGCGGCGGTGCTTCAACGCACCGTTACAGAATCAAGCGCTGGAAGATGTGAAGTCGGTCGTCAGGAAGAATATCACAGATGGAATTGTGCATGATGGACTCACTTTGAAAG GTTTCCTGTTTTTGCACTTATTATTCATCCAAAGAGGAAGACATGAGACGACGTGGTCGGTGCTGAGGAAGTTTGGTTACGACAACGATTTGAAATTATCCAAGGAGTACCTTTTCCCAAA CCTCCGAGTTGGACGTGATTGCTCCACTGAGCTGTCACACCAAGGCTACCAGTTCCTGTCCAATCTGTTTGAGAAGTATGATGAAGATCGCGACGGATGCCTCTCACCAGTGGAGCTACAGAATGTATTTAGCACATGTCCTTATACACCCTGGGGACCTGATGTCAATAATACTGTCAGCACAAATGCACATGGATGGATAAGTCATCAGGGTTTTCTTGCTCAGTGGAC ACTTACAACATTACTCGATGTGACAAGAACCATGGAGTATTTTGCTCATCTGGGCTACATGTATGAGCATGAGAATCAGCTATCAGCTGTTCATG TTACTCGAGATAAAAAGATCGACCTTCAGAAGAAGCAGACGTCGAGAAATGTGTTCTTCTGCCGAGTGATTGGCGCAAAAGGTGTGGGAAAGACGGCATTCTTGCAAGGCCTACTGGGGAGGAACCTGCAGTATATTGCCACACTCGACAAAGAACACTTGTCTGCGTTTTCTATCAATACTGTACAAGTTTATGGTCAGGATAAACATGTGTTG CTCCATGAAATGGATGCAAATGCTATTGGTGACTACACGCCAGAGGTCGGGAGTTGTGACGTTGCGTGTCTCCTTTATGATGTCACAAACCCGCGATCGTTTCAGTATATTGTGAATATATATGAG AGATTATTTGCCAATAGCCCTATACCATGTCTAATAGTTGCCACGAAATCGGACCAGCATGAAATCAAACAAGAGTTTGAGATGACGCCATTACAATTCTGCAATACATATAAAATGCCGCCACCACAGTCGTTTTCGTGTGCCGATTCCATTTGTAGAGATGTTTACATCAAGTTGGCTACTATGGCTGCCCATCC
- the LOC135490593 gene encoding uncharacterized WD repeat-containing protein alr3466-like, which translates to MARRRLEAALQVSRSINKESEWKKKFEKDPVIKKIEPDFEKEGIFSLQFSYDGEILAAGYGNFGVQVFDASNGKPMGDAVKSRYGGLATTCIRFNPKHQNVLYAASSEGTVHACDLSKGHDQLIIEEKGNEINCLDFSLDGYSFATAGKDLNVRLYDSQTNQLLKTFKGYSPLTQAPDNPKAGHAMRIFALKYHPEYNQIFVTAGWDSTLKIWDARANDGVVRSIKGPHICGDSLDIRGYRILTGSWVANHALQLWDYTEGKLLKDIPFPHGGAGEFLYTAQFLNDICVIAGGSGTNSVQVISSDTNECLGTIEMGNKPVQALDTTLGGARIAVGSGDSIVKLVSLA; encoded by the exons ATGGCAAGGAGAAGGTTGGAGGCGGCACTACAAGTCTCAAGGTCTATCAACAAAG agaGTGAATGGAAGAAGAAATTCGAAAAGGACCCTGTGATAAAAAAAATAGAACCAGATTTTGAAAAGGAGGGAATTTTCAGTCTTCAATTTTCATACGATGGAGAGATACTGGCTGCTGGGTATGGCAACTTTGGAGTTCAG gtttttgatGCCAGTAATGGTAAACCGATGGGAGATGCTGTGAAGTCACGCTATGGAGGACTCGCGACTACATGCATCCGTTTCAATCCCAAACACCAAAATGTACTATATGCAGCCTCGTCTGAAGGCACTGTTCATGCTTGTGACCTTAGCAAGGGCCATGATCAGCTGATTATCGAAG AGAAGGGCAATGAAATTAACTGCCTCGACTTCAGTTTGGATGGGTACAGCTTTGCCACTGCTGGAAAGGATCTCAATGTCAGGCTTTATGATTCTCAAACTAACCAG CTTTTAAAGACATTCAAAGGGTACAGTCCTCTTACCCAGGCTCCAGACAACCCTAAGGCCGGTCATGCCATGAGGATCTTTGCTCTCAAGTATCACCCAGAATATAACCAGATCTTCGTGACAGCAGGTTGGGACAGTACTCTCAAG ATTTGGGATGCACGGGCCAATGACGGTGTTGTTAGGAGCATCAAAGGACCTCATATTTGCGGTGACAGTTTAGACATAAGG GGCTACAGAATCCTGACTGGTTCCTGGGTAGCTAACCACGCTCTGCAGCTGTGGGACTACACCGAGGGGAAGCTACTCAAGGACATCCCATTCCCACATGGTGGTGCTGGCGAGTTTCTCTATACAGCTCAGTTCCTGAATGATATCTGTGTTATTGCTGGAGGAAGCGGGACCAACAGTGTACAGGTGATCAGCTCTGATACCAACGAG TGCCTCGGTACGATCGAAATgggcaacaaaccagtccaggcCCTCGATACAACTCTCGGCGGAGCAAGGATAGCAGTCGGATCAGGTGATTCCATCGTCAAACTTGTTAGCCTTGCATGA
- the LOC135490472 gene encoding mitochondrial Rho GTPase 1-like isoform X1, with protein sequence MTKRDVRILLLGDPGVGKTSLILSLVSEEFPEEVPPKAEEITIPADVTPEKVPTHIVDYSAQEQSDEQLSDEVFKANVIAIVYAVDDEHSMVQITNHWLPLLRATLGEDHQTPVILVGNKSDILEDSTMETVLPIMDEYAEVETCVECSAKTLKNISEMFYYAQKAVLHPTAPLYLPEEKELTPACKKALSRIFKICDLDNDGILSDKEINQFQRRCFNAPLQNQALEDVKSVVRKNITDGIVHDGLTLKGFLFLHLLFIQRGRHETTWSVLRKFGYDNDLKLSKEYLFPKPVTEFGIFPEDASCVEYIAFDSQSLRVGRDCSTELSHQGYQFLSNLFEKYDEDRDGCLSPVELQNVFSTCPYTPWGPDVNNTVSTNAHGWISHQGFLAQWTLTTLLDVTRTMEYFAHLGYMYEHENQLSAVHVTRDKKIDLQKKQTSRNVFFCRVIGAKGVGKTAFLQGLLGRNLQYIATLDKEHLSAFSINTVQVYGQDKHVLLHEMDANAIGDYTPEVGSCDVACLLYDVTNPRSFQYIVNIYERLFANSPIPCLIVATKSDQHEIKQEFEMTPLQFCNTYKMPPPQSFSCADSICRDVYIKLATMAAHPNLKRLVHMLLMKQPPLWVHDQLRHLRGVYGQESNVMLKISLSLALAAGLGFVVYKIIRATTR encoded by the exons ATGACGAAGCGAGACGTGAGGATTCTTCTTCTGGGTGATC CTGGGGTTGGAAAAACCTCCCTGATCTTGTCATTGGTTAGTGAGGAATTCCCTGAAGAGGTTCCTCCCAAGGCAGAGGAGATAACGATACCTGCTGATGTGACTCCAGAGAAAGTGCCAACTCATATAGTAGATTACTCAG CTCAAGAGCAGAGCGATGAACAGCTGAGTGATGAAGTATTCAAG GCAAATGTGATAGCCATAGTATATGCTGTTGATGATGAACACTCGATGGTTCAGATCACCAACCATTGGTTGCCATTATTACGGGCAACTCTTGGGGAAGATCATCAGACACCAGTTATTCTTGTCGGAAACAAATCAGATATACTGGAAGACAGTACTATGGAG ACTGTGCTACCAATCATGGATGAGTACGCAGAAGTGGAAACGTGTGTTGAG TGTTCAGCCAAAACGCTGAAGAACATAAGTGAGATGTTTTACTATGCGCAGAAGGCTGTTCTGCATCCTACAGCTCCACTTTACCTACCTGAAGAAAAAGAG TTGACGCCAGCCTGTAAGAAAGCTTTGAGTCGCATCTTCAAGATTTGTGACTTGGATAACGATGGCATTTTATCCGACAAAGAGATCAACCAGTTCCAGCGGCGGTGCTTCAACGCACCGTTACAGAATCAAGCGCTGGAAGATGTGAAGTCGGTCGTCAGGAAGAATATCACAGATGGAATTGTGCATGATGGACTCACTTTGAAAG GTTTCCTGTTTTTGCACTTATTATTCATCCAAAGAGGAAGACATGAGACGACGTGGTCGGTGCTGAGGAAGTTTGGTTACGACAACGATTTGAAATTATCCAAGGAGTACCTTTTCCCAAA ACCAGTTACAGAGTTTGGTATATTTCCCGAAGATGCAAGTTGCGTGGAATACATCGCATTTGATAGTCAAAG CCTCCGAGTTGGACGTGATTGCTCCACTGAGCTGTCACACCAAGGCTACCAGTTCCTGTCCAATCTGTTTGAGAAGTATGATGAAGATCGCGACGGATGCCTCTCACCAGTGGAGCTACAGAATGTATTTAGCACATGTCCTTATACACCCTGGGGACCTGATGTCAATAATACTGTCAGCACAAATGCACATGGATGGATAAGTCATCAGGGTTTTCTTGCTCAGTGGAC ACTTACAACATTACTCGATGTGACAAGAACCATGGAGTATTTTGCTCATCTGGGCTACATGTATGAGCATGAGAATCAGCTATCAGCTGTTCATG TTACTCGAGATAAAAAGATCGACCTTCAGAAGAAGCAGACGTCGAGAAATGTGTTCTTCTGCCGAGTGATTGGCGCAAAAGGTGTGGGAAAGACGGCATTCTTGCAAGGCCTACTGGGGAGGAACCTGCAGTATATTGCCACACTCGACAAAGAACACTTGTCTGCGTTTTCTATCAATACTGTACAAGTTTATGGTCAGGATAAACATGTGTTG CTCCATGAAATGGATGCAAATGCTATTGGTGACTACACGCCAGAGGTCGGGAGTTGTGACGTTGCGTGTCTCCTTTATGATGTCACAAACCCGCGATCGTTTCAGTATATTGTGAATATATATGAG AGATTATTTGCCAATAGCCCTATACCATGTCTAATAGTTGCCACGAAATCGGACCAGCATGAAATCAAACAAGAGTTTGAGATGACGCCATTACAATTCTGCAATACATATAAAATGCCGCCACCACAGTCGTTTTCGTGTGCCGATTCCATTTGTAGAGATGTTTACATCAAGTTGGCTACTATGGCTGCCCATCC